Within the Tursiops truncatus isolate mTurTru1 chromosome 19, mTurTru1.mat.Y, whole genome shotgun sequence genome, the region TGTCAAGATCAAATCTCTGAGCCTTCAGAGTGGGAGGTGGGCCCTGGGGAATTCTCCAAAGTCACTGTCACCTTGTGAGGTCTCTGGAAGCCTGCCAGCCAGCCTCTCTGGCAACACTCCCACTTCTGCATCTCTTGCCTTTCCCACTCTTAGGTTATAAAGACCACAGACGTATTATTTACACACTTTAGAAAAGCAATACACATTAGTGTTTGAAGAAGAAGCTCCCTTCTCACAGGGGCGGTGTGCTTTTTACTGACCTCTGGTTTTCTTTGATTACCTGTAAACACAGAGTGGGTCAGAAACCTCTAAACCAGCTTGGGGAAACACCAGTTGTGTAATTTACTGTGAGTCTTTACTGTGAGGATATGCAAGATGGGGAAATTGTGAGCATTATTTGCCAAACTTATTTAACCCTGAAATCAACCATCCACTTTTGTTTTCCAAGGCATCTTATGGAATAATATTCCACAAAATGCACTTGAGAAACTGTGCTCATTCTAAGCCACGGGTTCCCAACTCAGGATCATTCTGCtgcccaggggacatttggcagcatctgcagacatttttgattgtcagaCTCAGGGGTGCTATTGGTATCTAGTAGGTAGAGACCAGGgaggctgctaaacatcctgtaaTATATGGGGCAAGCCTCCGTGGcgaagaattatctggcccagaATGTCAACGTGGAGGTTGAGAAACCTTGGTCTAATCTAGTGTTTCCAAAACTTCTGTggtaagaatcacctgggatcttTGTTAAACAATTCAGTCTTCAAGACTCCTCCCACTGAGAGAGGCTAGCTCACTGGGTCTAGGATACGGTCTTCAGCAAGAACCTCAGAGAATTCTTGTTAGGGAAATTTGGCCAAGTGTTCTTAACTCATCTCAGGTAGCTGGGAGAATAGAATTAAGCTTCatttaagtcagtggttctcaaacttgacgttgcatcagtatcacctggagaCCTTGTTAAAACAGACTGCTGGGTACCACctctagagtttctgattcaacaGGGCTACTGTGGgtcccaagaatttgcatttctatcaagTTCCCAAGGGATGCTTATGTGGCTGGTCTGGTGGcctcactttgagaaccactggtttaagTGATTTCTTCTCCTACAGGTGGGGATGCCTCCATCATTCCAATGCTTGAGTTTGAAGATCAGCCTTGCTGTCCTGTCAGTAGAGATTGGGCCAATAATCCATCAGTAGAAGCTAGTGGTAACCTAGAAGCTCCTGAAGATAAAAGGAAATGTGACGACTCAGATAGTCCTGTGACCAAAAAGATGAGGCTTGAGCCCAGGACTCCTGATGGTATGGCTCACCATCAGAGTTTTGGCAACCAGGAAAGTGGCCCTAATTCACCAGATGTCAGCAGCTCTAATCTCACTGCAGAGGAACTAGCCACTGTCACTGGAATGGCCCCCGGTGGCGCCAAAGTGGTGGACGTTTATAGAACCGGAGCCAAGTGTGTGCCTGGGGAagctggagactcagggaagCCTGGTGCTGCCTATCACCGGGTGGGGCTGCTCCGAGTGAAGCCAGGCCGGGGGGACAGGACTTGCTCCATGTCCTGCAGTGACAAGCTGGCACGGTGGAACGTCCTCGGATGCCAGGGGGCACTGTTGATGCACTTCCTAGAAGAGCCCATCTACCTGTCAGCTGTGGTCATTGGGAAGTGCCCGTACAGCCAGGAGGCCATGCAGAGAGCACTGATTGGGAGgtgagagggcagggagggaacaGTCTTTCCAAAAAGCAGTCTGAGAATATGTGCAAAGAGCCtggacatacatacatacgtacaaagagttaagaatttgttttaaggaaataattaagaaagTGCTCAAATATTTAGCTTTGTGTGTactaatttaagggaaaaaaagaggaaaccacTGAAATGGCCAGCAATAGAAGATTGTGATTTTTGCTACAACTAATATTGATGAATATTtaacatggaaagatgctcataATGTTTAAAGAGCAATTTAGAAGGTAAAACGAGTTCGTTTTGGTCTTAAAGTATATATGCCCATAGAAAAAATTTATAGGAGGATATACACCAAGGTATTAATATGATTACCACTGAGTTGTGGTATTATGggtgattttttcttctttgtgattattctattttctgatttttctgcagtGTGCATATATTGCTGTTATAATGTTTAAAAACCTTCAGACAttagtgttaattttttaaaaagaaaaaaagacaaatgatgaCCACTCAAGCGTGGTCTCCCTGAAGAAGGGCAGCCAAACCTGATTAATGCTGTAGTAACTGAGGGCAGATAAGGCCATGACCAGAGGAGGCCTGTGGGCCCTTGTCAAATGTACCACTCCTAAAGCTGACTCTTGGAAGCAACCCCAGGATATGACCCactaattccactcctgggtacatacacaagagaaataaagacatacaTCCACATAAaagttgtacatgaatgttccatagcagcattagtcaTAATAGCCCAAATGtgcaacaacccaaatgtccatcagctggtgaattgataaacaaaaggtggtagctccctgcagtggaatgttactcagccacaaaaaggaatgaaggactgaTACAtgtcacaacatggatgaaccttgaaaatcttatgctaagtgaaataggccacATGTTGTATGGTTTCATGGagtgaaatgtccaaaataggcacatccatagagacagaaagtagattcatgggtgccaggggctggggaaggggatggtGAGTGACTGCCGTTAGGTGCAGGATTTCTCATCGGGGTGGCGAAAATGTAGATTGCAGTGCttgttgcacagctctgtgactatacttaaaaaattgaattataactttaaatgggtgaattttatggtgtataaactatatgccaataaatatgttaagaaaaaaaaggcaatccTAGGCACTGTGCCCAagacattttctgttttccatgttTTCTTGATTCCAAGACTTTAAGTTGCTGTCTGCTCAGCTCGAGACCCACTACATGTTGGCATCTAGTTTGTGTGAAATattcaagaggaaaaaatgaagctTTTATATTATAGTATAATTTTGGTTTCTGGCCTGTTTTAAGGACTCCCTAGGAAGCTGATGCCGACGGGTTAGTATTTCTTCTTAAGGTTTTCAAATCTGTGAAAGAGAAATGGAGTTTCTCAATATGAGAAATGGAGTTCGGTGTTATTGAAGTCCCTGAGGGGTGGTGACTCAGTTTATAGCTGTCACTTCAGAGTGATGGAAGAGATCTTTCTTCAGCCATAAGGTTCATAGGATCTGGATTCTATTCTGTCACAACCTCCTATACCATCCtccccataaataaataaataaatccacacaccttcTAAGGCCTTTGCCTCCCACTGAGACATGGGTGGTGATGTGGTCCACAGTCCAAGATACTCTCTTTCTCGATGAGTGAGCCTAAACTACATGCCTTTCCCCTCACGTTTAGGTGTCAGAATGTCTCAGCTTTACCTGAAGGCTTTGGAGTTCAAGAAGTGAAACTACAGCAGTCAGATTTACTATTTGAACAGAGCCGCTGTGCAGTACAGGCAAAAAAGGCTGAGAGCCAAGGCCGACTTGTTCCTTGTGGGGCAGGTAAGGGATCCATGTTCCACTTGCTCTGGAGTAACTTGTCCCTGGACATTAGAGTGGCCTGGAAGGGACTGCATCCTCCCAGCCTGGGGTAGCAGTTTACCACTCAAGTGGCCAATAACATGGGCTCGGGAGATACCCACACTGGGTCAAGTTCATACTCTTTATGACCCTGGGCAACTTGtcctctcttagcctcagttccttcatcttcGGATAAGAATATCATTTGTCAGGGTTGTTacgaagaataaatgagaaattctGTTTCATGCATTTACTTTGTTCATCATATAATAAATACTCAGTGATTGTTAgctatgatgatgatggtggtggtggtggtgatgatgaatCATGAACCACTTATACTGTTGTATTCTGGAGGCCAGGCATCAGAGTGGCAGCCACTGTCTCTGGCATCATATCCAGCTCTCATGAGTCTTCAGTGGTAGgggaatatttttattaaaatacctCTGACATTTACAGAAAACTGAACAGTTTTAACCCCAGAATCTTATCTTTTCATAGCCATCAGCTGGAGTGCAGTTCCTGAGCAGCCACTGGATGTCACCGCCAATGGCTTTCCGCAGGGAACAACAAAGAAAGGAATCGGACGCCTTCAAGCCAGGTATAGCATATTGGGGCAGAAGGAGATGGTGGCAGTGCATTCACACCTCACCACCCTCtaattccagaactttttctttcttttttttttttttttttttttggctgcattgggtcttcattgctgcacgcggactttctctaggcgcgcaggcttcagtagccgtggttcgcaggctctagagcacaggctcaatagttgtggcacatgggcctagctgctccacggcatgtgggatctccccggaccagggctcgaacccatgtcccctgcattggcaggcggactcccaaccactgcgccaccagggaagcccctatctgtTCATCCTTTggtgggcatttgggttatttcactttttggctattataaataataattctgctctgaacattcatatacaagctTTTGGGTGGACATTTGTTTTCAACTGTCTTgggtatacctaggagtgggattgctgggtcatgggaTAACCTTATGTTTAacttctgaggaactgccaaactgttttacataacagctgcaccattttaaacttccatcagcaatgtatgagtatTTCAATTATCCTGcatcctttccaacacttgttattgtctgtcttgtAATCATTTTAGTGGGTGTTAAGTTCTAtttcgttgtggttttgatttgcatttctctaataactaaggatgttgagcatcttttcctgtacttattagccatttgtatatcttctttaaagaaatatctgttcagatcttttgcccattttttaaattggtttatttgtcttttcattgttgatttgagagatttctttatatattctggatatgagtcctttatcagatatatatttcagataattTCTCCagttctgtggattgtcttttcagtttttgaaagtGTCCTTGAAAGCACAAAAGTTTCAAATTTTAAGGaagtccattttatctatttttgtaatTCATGGTTTGTGCTTTTAGTATCATATGTAAGAAACCATTGTCACAAAGATttactttgtgttttcttctcatggttttagcttttatgtttaggaCTTcgatccattttgatttaattttttataaggtgtgaggtagggatccaactacattcttttgcacgtggatgTCCTTGTCTCAGCATTTCTtggaaagactgttctttcccctgGGAGATTTTGAAAGGAACACTTTCTTGGGCTTTACCACTAGAGATTCTGGTTTAGTGGGTCAAGGCTGGAACCCGAGAATCATTTATGAAGCTGCACAGTGATCAGACTGGCAAGAAGGGTGCCATGAAAACAAGACTTTGTATCTTCAAATTGGCTTTTATTGAAATGTGGAGCATATGATCTGTTGGACATGAGACTTGGGTTTCATGATTGTGTGTTTGGAGTTTCATGCATCTGCCTTATTGgttcttcttttgttaaatgttCATCTTGCCCCCTCTGCTTTTCCCTCCCAGTGAGCCACAGAGGGTCTGCAATAACACGAGGGTGGGTGGGGCTATGGGGTAGCAGCCTCCCCACCAAAGGCATTTCCATCTGTTTGGATTGAGCTGCCTCTGAGTGACTGTTGTAGGACTCCCACAATTTATAGgtagttcttttcattctaagtggcttttccatttctttattatgCCCTTATAAAAAGttgtattggggcttccctggtggcgcagtggttgagagtctgtctgccgatgcaggggacacgagtttgtgccccagtccgggaggatcccacatgccgtggagcggctgggcccatgagccatggccgctgagcgtgcgcgtccggagcctgtgctccgcaacgggagaggccacaacagtgggaggcccacgtactgcaaaaaaaaaaaaaaaagttgtattgtAATTAAGTTCACaggtggatttgtttcttttctttttgacatgCTTATTTGTCTCCCtcaatggaaataataataacttacatctttttagacttaaaaaaaaaaaaaaaagtttttttcttcacAGACACTAAGCAGGGTTCAAATGGCCTATACAGCAGACCCAGCCTGCCTCTTGGTGGCCTGAGCTGTTGAATTGAGTAGTATTTACAAAATTGTTAGGGGTAGAAATTTTTTAACCAGTTTTTTCTCAAGGGCCTCCCTGCTTCAGGCCATTGTCTGCATCTCTCCGGGAACCAGCAGTTAACCACAGGCCACGATGTGTGAGCAGAGCAGGTCACAAGGGACAGGGAGCACACTTCCTGCTGAGCTCTGCCTTTACTGTAAGTGACAGGCTAGCAGCAACCCATACTGGCCCCACCCACCTGCCTGTGGCTTCAGTTTGCTGCTTTGCTCAAGTCTAAATGCTCTTCACTGTGAACCTACACCATCTTTTACCTTAAAAGCTTTCCTTACGACTTCTTTCTGGCTCAAAATTACCATCTTTTCTCCAGATTCCTAAAGTGCTGTTTTCCAGTTTATCCTAATATGTCAGTGTTTTATGTGTGATTGGGAGTGCCCCGTGTTCTCACCCTGGCTCCGTCTCCAGTTGTCaggtgactttggacaagtccagtagctctctgggcctcagtgtgttcatatctgtaaaacaaggatatTGGAGTAGATGATCTGAGGTATCTGACATGTTGTGGATGTCTCTCCATTTAGAAGGCAGACTCCATACAGGAGTAAGTTCATGGTGGAAA harbors:
- the ADAT1 gene encoding tRNA-specific adenosine deaminase 1 isoform X1; this encodes MWSADEIARLCYEHYRSMLPKQGKPEPNREWTLLAAVVKIQPTADQACDRPDRPVQVTKEVVSMGTGTKCIGQSKMRKSGDILNDSHAEVIARRSFQRYLLHQLHLAATLKEDSIFVPGTQRELWKLRPDLLFVFFSSHTPCGDASIIPMLEFEDQPCCPVSRDWANNPSVEASGNLEAPEDKRKCDDSDSPVTKKMRLEPRTPDGMAHHQSFGNQESGPNSPDVSSSNLTAEELATVTGMAPGGAKVVDVYRTGAKCVPGEAGDSGKPGAAYHRVGLLRVKPGRGDRTCSMSCSDKLARWNVLGCQGALLMHFLEEPIYLSAVVIGKCPYSQEAMQRALIGRCQNVSALPEGFGVQEVKLQQSDLLFEQSRCAVQAKKAESQGRLVPCGAAISWSAVPEQPLDVTANGFPQGTTKKGIGRLQARSRISKVELFRSFQKLLSSISEDKWPDSLRVQKLVTYHEYKEAASTYQQAWSTLRKQAFGSWIRNAPDYQQFK
- the ADAT1 gene encoding tRNA-specific adenosine deaminase 1 isoform X3, with translation MWSADEIARLCYEHYRSMLPKQGKPEPNREWTLLAAVVKIQPTADQACDRPDRPVQVTKEVVSMGTGTKCIGQSKMRKSGDILNDSHAEVIARRSFQRYLLHQLHLAATLKEDSIFVPGTQRELWKLRPDLLFVFFSSHTPCGDASIIPMLEFEDQPCCPVSRDWANNPSVEASGNLEAPEDKRKCDDSDSPVTKKMRLEPRTPDGMAHHQSFGNQESGPNSPDVSSSNLTAEELATVTGMAPGGAKVVDVYRTGAKCVPGEAGDSGKPGAAYHRVGLLRVKPGRGDRTCSMSCSDKLARWNVLGCQGALLMHFLEEPIYLSAVVIGKCPYSQEAMQRALIGRCQNVSALPEGFGVQEVKLQQSDLLFEQSRCAVQAKKAESQGRLVPCGAAISWSAVPEQPLDVTANGFPQGTTKKGIGRLQARSRISKVELFRSFQKLLSSISEDKWPDSLRAGLFEDL
- the ADAT1 gene encoding tRNA-specific adenosine deaminase 1 isoform X5 translates to MWSADEIARLCYEHYRSMLPKQGKPEPNREWTLLAAVVKIQPTADQACDRPDRPVQVTKEVVSMGTGTKCIGQSKMRKSGDILNDSHAEVIARRSFQRYLLHQLHLAATLKEDSIFVPGTQRELWKLRPDLLFVFFSSHTPCGDASIIPMLEFEDQPCCPVSRDWANNPSVEASGNLEAPEDKRKCDDSDSPVTKKMRLEPRTPDGMAHHQSFGNQESGPNSPDVSSSNLTAEELATVTGMAPGGAKVVDVYRTGAKCVPGEAGDSGKPGAAYHRVGLLRVKPGRGDRTCSMSCSDKLARWNVLGCQGALLMHFLEEPIYLSAVVIGKCPYSQEAMQRALIGRCQNVSALPEGFGVQEVKLQQSDLLFEQSRCAVQAKKAESQGRLVPCGAAISWSAVPEQPLDVTANGFPQGTTKKGIGRLQARAGLFEDL
- the ADAT1 gene encoding tRNA-specific adenosine deaminase 1 isoform X2, with product MWSADEIARLCYEHYRSMLPKQGKPEPNREWTLLAAVVKIQPTADQACDRPDRPVQGDILNDSHAEVIARRSFQRYLLHQLHLAATLKEDSIFVPGTQRELWKLRPDLLFVFFSSHTPCGDASIIPMLEFEDQPCCPVSRDWANNPSVEASGNLEAPEDKRKCDDSDSPVTKKMRLEPRTPDGMAHHQSFGNQESGPNSPDVSSSNLTAEELATVTGMAPGGAKVVDVYRTGAKCVPGEAGDSGKPGAAYHRVGLLRVKPGRGDRTCSMSCSDKLARWNVLGCQGALLMHFLEEPIYLSAVVIGKCPYSQEAMQRALIGRCQNVSALPEGFGVQEVKLQQSDLLFEQSRCAVQAKKAESQGRLVPCGAAISWSAVPEQPLDVTANGFPQGTTKKGIGRLQARSRISKVELFRSFQKLLSSISEDKWPDSLRVQKLVTYHEYKEAASTYQQAWSTLRKQAFGSWIRNAPDYQQFK
- the ADAT1 gene encoding tRNA-specific adenosine deaminase 1 isoform X4, which gives rise to MWSADEIARLCYEHYRSMLPKQGKPEPNREWTLLAAVVKIQPTADQACDRPDRPVQVTKEVVSMGTGTKCIGQSKMRKSGDILNDSHAEVIARRSFQRYLLHQLHLAATLKEDSIFVPGTQRELWKLRPDLLFVFFSSHTPCGDASIIPMLEFEDQPCCPVSRDWANNPSVEASGNLEAPEDKRKCDDSDSPVTKKMRLEPRTPDGMAHHQSFGNQESGPNSPDVSSSNLTAEELATVTGMAPGGAKVVDVYRTGAKCVPGEAGDSGKPGAAYHRVGLLRVKPGRGDRTCSMSCSDKLARWNVLGCQGALLMHFLEEPIYLSAVVIGKCPYSQEAMQRALIGRCQNVSALPEGFGVQEVKLQQSDLLFEQSRCAVQAKKAESQGRLVPCGAAISWSAVPEQPLDVTANGFPQGTTKKGIGRLQASSLDFCHVLPAVCHPQWSVTPGPFCSGRVRSPIH